From a single candidate division WOR-3 bacterium genomic region:
- a CDS encoding 6-pyruvoyl-tetrahydropterin synthase-related protein, with amino-acid sequence MPAESKQRSGAERPEQVAAVVVLTLVALVSCWQFVAPGHPTTVDAWPHLVRTSIVADALRHGFQPFWSFMFYSGYPHLRFYSPLFYFLTGPVAAASSALFGVQVVLLVLHLLSILGMYLYLRSAFDPTAAALGALVYALVPWRVRHITSLANYPQAVLYVVLPFGFMVARRLVRRPGPQSAAVLGLMAGVAVMAHFVYAAAVLVIVAAYLLIVERQSRAGSVLRHSLVAAGLAAGLSASLLVPFFVEYKTHVYPSLKFAVSGPDPLVCLGFVSRSGGFVGGYLGLSNVGLAFCGLAALLSRRNTRRLGWLALAGIVSAVGLAFVGPRLGSGALTTGFGLLPERWFALLVFFFGILAAAAADFVRVRLSEPNWMRVGLLALLAGLVLADCLRFQFPVQRVSTQEMLAGREEQYRTVARQHPTKVLDVCVPNDVIDDVARNSVYPAMGFLYGGLPTPLGPHYHQFAPRSMAYVLPLVNLIAGDLGNPEIGVISPASVKAAALLGVSHLLLLPRQYVIETERGDEEAFLLKSGIEWDQSSLSAGLSIASGATGSGLVLVASAVRPMSAERLVPNRSFYVADDWKMLLDTLRVEPEANRLNFIPLSAAGRAEELPGLPAVVVLSTEMSHQVVRLDVVTSCDCYLRLALSYYPELRVRLNSKVVPFQETKDHFIVIRCPDGRHRIEVSSPLTPLRQGTILVSIVSLLGTLVMILLPFRSRIAAGRD; translated from the coding sequence GTGCCGGCAGAGTCGAAGCAGAGGTCAGGAGCGGAAAGGCCGGAACAGGTCGCTGCCGTTGTGGTACTTACGCTGGTTGCGCTCGTTTCCTGCTGGCAGTTCGTTGCACCGGGCCATCCGACCACGGTTGACGCCTGGCCCCACCTCGTGCGTACCAGCATCGTCGCCGATGCACTCAGACATGGGTTCCAGCCTTTCTGGTCATTCATGTTCTACTCCGGGTATCCGCATCTGCGTTTCTACAGCCCGCTGTTCTATTTCCTGACTGGGCCAGTAGCGGCAGCAAGCAGCGCGCTGTTCGGAGTGCAGGTGGTTCTCCTGGTGCTGCATCTTCTGTCCATTCTTGGGATGTACCTGTACCTACGCTCGGCGTTCGACCCGACTGCGGCTGCGCTTGGTGCCTTGGTCTATGCGCTTGTGCCGTGGCGGGTCCGGCACATCACTTCGCTGGCCAACTACCCGCAGGCGGTGCTATACGTTGTGCTGCCGTTTGGATTCATGGTCGCACGCAGGCTTGTGCGTCGCCCCGGGCCGCAATCGGCCGCGGTGCTCGGGCTCATGGCTGGTGTCGCGGTGATGGCTCACTTCGTGTATGCGGCCGCGGTGCTGGTCATTGTTGCCGCGTACCTGCTGATTGTTGAGAGACAAAGTCGTGCCGGGTCGGTGCTTCGGCATAGTCTTGTGGCCGCCGGGCTGGCTGCCGGGCTGTCTGCTTCTCTGCTCGTGCCTTTCTTCGTCGAGTACAAGACCCACGTGTACCCGAGTCTGAAGTTCGCAGTTTCCGGACCTGACCCGCTGGTCTGCCTTGGGTTTGTCTCCCGTTCTGGCGGCTTTGTCGGCGGGTATCTCGGGCTCAGCAACGTCGGTCTGGCGTTCTGCGGACTGGCGGCACTCCTGTCTCGCAGGAATACCAGAAGGCTCGGCTGGCTTGCCTTGGCCGGCATTGTGTCCGCTGTCGGGCTGGCGTTTGTCGGCCCGAGGCTGGGAAGTGGTGCGCTGACTACGGGTTTCGGACTCCTGCCGGAGAGGTGGTTCGCGTTGCTTGTGTTCTTCTTTGGCATTCTCGCCGCTGCTGCGGCGGACTTCGTGCGCGTCAGGCTGTCTGAACCGAACTGGATGCGGGTCGGGCTGCTCGCACTCTTGGCCGGACTCGTGCTTGCAGACTGCCTGCGGTTTCAGTTCCCGGTTCAGAGAGTTTCAACACAGGAGATGCTCGCAGGCAGGGAGGAACAGTATCGCACGGTCGCGCGGCAGCATCCGACCAAGGTTCTGGACGTATGCGTGCCCAACGACGTGATTGACGACGTGGCTCGCAATTCCGTGTACCCGGCAATGGGGTTTCTATATGGCGGGTTGCCGACCCCGTTGGGGCCGCACTACCATCAATTTGCGCCGCGGTCAATGGCCTACGTGCTGCCATTGGTGAACTTGATTGCCGGAGATTTGGGCAATCCTGAGATCGGTGTCATCAGCCCGGCTTCGGTCAAGGCCGCTGCGCTTCTTGGAGTCAGCCATCTGCTCTTGCTCCCTCGGCAGTATGTCATCGAGACTGAACGAGGTGATGAGGAGGCGTTCCTTCTGAAGTCAGGCATTGAATGGGACCAGTCGTCTTTAAGTGCCGGATTGTCGATAGCATCCGGTGCGACAGGGTCAGGACTGGTCCTAGTGGCAAGCGCGGTCAGGCCAATGTCAGCAGAACGACTGGTCCCGAACCGGTCGTTCTACGTTGCCGACGACTGGAAGATGTTGCTTGACACGCTACGCGTCGAACCCGAAGCCAACCGCCTGAACTTCATTCCCTTGAGTGCGGCTGGTCGGGCCGAGGAACTGCCCGGTTTGCCGGCTGTGGTCGTCCTTAGTACGGAGATGAGCCACCAAGTCGTGCGACTCGACGTCGTGACTTCGTGCGACTGCTATTTGAGACTTGCGCTCAGCTACTATCCCGAACTGCGGGTCCGGCTGAACAGTAAAGTCGTACCTTTTCAGGAGACCAAGGACCACTTCATTGTCATTCGCTGCCCAGATGGCAGGCATCGAATCGAGGTCAGTTCGCCGCTCACACCGCTGCGGCAGGGGACCATTCT